Proteins encoded within one genomic window of Sulfurovum sp. XGS-02:
- a CDS encoding OsmC family protein, which yields MNVSVEYLGDKKFKANTIKSSFTLDCKEITPVEYFATGIIGCTGIDLVMMAEKDGFEVTNYSVKAEIERTESVPMKFASMHIIYTFDGAFDATKAKRYIGASLESYCTTVNSIRDSVKVSYTIIQNGEKIADKEELVSMSVPLEDGFGGACCS from the coding sequence ATGAACGTATCAGTAGAGTATCTTGGCGATAAAAAATTCAAAGCGAACACTATAAAGTCCTCTTTCACTTTGGACTGTAAAGAGATCACACCTGTGGAGTATTTTGCAACAGGGATCATAGGATGTACGGGGATAGACCTTGTAATGATGGCTGAGAAAGACGGTTTTGAGGTGACGAACTACTCTGTCAAGGCAGAGATAGAGAGAACGGAATCCGTACCGATGAAATTTGCATCTATGCATATCATTTACACGTTTGACGGAGCGTTCGATGCGACAAAAGCAAAGCGCTATATAGGCGCATCATTGGAGAGTTACTGTACTACGGTGAACTCTATCCGTGATTCGGTGAAGGTGAGCTATACGATCATCCAAAACGGTGAGAAGATAGCCGACAAGGAAGAACTTGTCTCTATGAGCGTGCCGCTTGAAGACGGTTTCGGAGGGGCTTGCTGCTCGTAG
- a CDS encoding citrate/2-methylcitrate synthase — MAQLFTRDTQAIFWNNNKTAIQRMLDYDYTIKREKPSVAAIVAPTASGKFEKFFYGADEVMIPTFKTTAEAKAAQPQADVLLNFASFRTAYDVTMEALNIGGFKTIMITAEGIPERLARGMNQAARDAGVVVIGPATVGGIAPGAFKIANVGGTIENIVNSKLHRAGSCGLVTRSGGLFNELSNIIAINADGIAEGVAIGGDRFVGSVFIDNLLRMEENPDVKYMILLGEVGGTEEYKVIDAVKSGKITKPIIAWCIGTIAKYYDSGVQFGHAGASANAERETAEAKNKAMAEAGIHVPATFNDLPAKIREVFESLNIPAIPEPEINVVPKVRRSKQFICTISDDRGDEATYAGFPISSVATPDTGKGIGDVVSLLWFKKQYPKWATDFIETVMKTVADHGPAVSGAHNAKVTARAGKSVVESLVTGLLTIGPRFGGAIDGAAQYFKHADDNNMTPKEFLNYMKGEGVPIPGIGHRIKSLKNPDLRVKGLMDYAAEHFPATPLLDYARTVEALTTSKKENLILNVDGTIGILMVDMWRALGYSEEEINEFIASGTLNAFFIVGRSIGFIGHILDEKRLAMPMYRHPMDDILYDVQMAEKL, encoded by the coding sequence ATGGCACAATTATTTACTAGAGATACACAGGCTATTTTTTGGAACAACAACAAAACAGCGATCCAAAGAATGTTAGACTATGATTACACAATTAAAAGAGAAAAACCTTCAGTAGCAGCGATCGTTGCTCCAACTGCATCTGGAAAATTTGAGAAATTCTTCTATGGTGCAGACGAGGTGATGATCCCTACATTTAAAACGACAGCAGAAGCAAAAGCTGCTCAGCCTCAAGCTGACGTTCTTTTGAACTTTGCATCATTCAGAACAGCTTATGATGTAACAATGGAAGCATTGAACATCGGTGGATTCAAAACGATCATGATCACTGCAGAAGGTATCCCTGAGAGACTTGCACGTGGTATGAACCAAGCTGCACGTGATGCGGGTGTTGTTGTTATCGGGCCTGCTACAGTTGGTGGTATCGCTCCTGGTGCATTCAAGATCGCTAACGTTGGTGGTACGATCGAGAACATTGTAAACTCTAAACTACATAGAGCAGGTTCATGTGGTCTTGTAACAAGATCAGGTGGTCTTTTCAACGAGCTTTCTAACATCATTGCTATCAATGCTGACGGTATTGCAGAAGGTGTTGCGATCGGTGGAGACAGATTCGTTGGTTCTGTATTTATCGATAACCTTCTTAGAATGGAAGAGAACCCGGATGTGAAGTATATGATCCTTCTTGGTGAAGTAGGTGGTACTGAAGAGTACAAAGTGATCGATGCGGTTAAATCTGGTAAGATCACAAAGCCGATCATTGCATGGTGTATCGGTACGATCGCTAAATACTATGATTCAGGTGTTCAATTCGGTCACGCAGGTGCATCTGCGAATGCTGAACGTGAAACAGCTGAAGCGAAAAACAAAGCGATGGCTGAAGCAGGTATTCATGTACCGGCAACATTCAATGACCTTCCTGCGAAGATCAGAGAAGTATTTGAATCTCTTAATATCCCAGCGATCCCTGAGCCAGAGATCAATGTAGTACCTAAAGTAAGAAGAAGCAAGCAGTTCATCTGTACGATCTCTGATGACAGAGGTGATGAAGCGACTTACGCTGGATTCCCAATCTCTTCAGTGGCTACACCTGATACAGGTAAAGGAATCGGTGATGTTGTATCACTTCTATGGTTCAAAAAACAGTATCCGAAATGGGCGACTGACTTCATCGAGACTGTAATGAAAACAGTTGCGGATCACGGACCGGCAGTATCTGGTGCACACAATGCAAAAGTAACAGCAAGAGCAGGTAAATCAGTGGTTGAATCATTGGTAACTGGTCTTCTTACGATCGGACCGAGATTCGGTGGTGCGATTGATGGTGCAGCGCAGTACTTCAAACATGCAGATGACAACAACATGACACCTAAAGAGTTCTTGAATTATATGAAAGGTGAGGGTGTGCCAATTCCGGGAATCGGTCACAGAATCAAATCTCTTAAAAACCCTGACCTGAGAGTGAAAGGTTTGATGGATTATGCAGCGGAGCATTTCCCTGCAACACCACTTCTTGACTATGCAAGAACGGTTGAAGCATTGACAACATCTAAAAAAGAGAACCTTATCCTTAACGTGGATGGTACGATCGGTATCCTTATGGTTGATATGTGGAGAGCACTTGGTTACTCTGAAGAAGAGATCAATGAGTTTATCGCTTCAGGTACGCTCAATGCATTCTTTATCGTAGGTAGATCTATCGGATTCATCGGTCACATCCTTGATGAGAAGAGACTTGCTATGCCTATGTATAGACACCCAATGGATGACATCCTTTACGATGTCCAAATGGCAGAAAAGCTCTAA
- a CDS encoding YdiU family protein: MTLDNLNFETPYLSLDSEFYDMTEPTPLDDPYLISFNPKAAELIGLDDSAKEDPRFVALLNGTYLPKGARPFSMCYAGHQFGNYAPRLGDGRAINLGSINGWHLQTKGSGETLYSRTSDGRAAIPSSIREYLMSEAMHHLGIPTTRALGIIGSQTKILRNQIERGAIVMRMSPSWVRFGTFEYFYYFKEYDKLRSLADYVIAESYPHLQDDEDRYYKFFCEVVERMAKLIAQWQGIGFNHGVMNTDNMSIAGLTIDYGPYAMLDDFDYGFVCNKTDKAGRYSYGDQPNVSYWNLTMLSKALTPLIDKNRMQKKLDDFGNFLYPDAYIDVMREKLGLVMKLDEDVELITELVGTLQEAYVDYTLFFRTLSRYDGDRMPIFELAMNPVPLDSWLTLYDKRLAKETRTQNERQQVMLKTNPKYVLKNYMLQEAIDLALKGDFSMVETLLHIAAHPFDELPEFERFAEETPEEHKNLCLSCSS; the protein is encoded by the coding sequence ATGACACTTGATAACCTTAATTTTGAAACCCCGTATCTTTCGCTCGATAGTGAATTTTACGACATGACCGAACCCACACCGTTGGATGATCCCTACCTGATCAGTTTCAACCCAAAAGCGGCAGAACTTATAGGCCTTGATGACAGTGCCAAAGAGGATCCCCGTTTTGTAGCACTGCTCAACGGTACCTACCTTCCCAAAGGGGCACGCCCTTTTTCCATGTGCTATGCAGGGCATCAGTTCGGTAATTACGCACCGCGTCTGGGAGATGGCAGGGCTATCAATCTGGGAAGCATCAACGGCTGGCACCTCCAGACCAAAGGGAGCGGAGAGACACTCTACTCCCGCACCTCAGACGGCCGGGCAGCCATCCCCTCTTCTATACGTGAATACCTGATGAGCGAAGCGATGCACCATCTTGGCATTCCTACCACAAGGGCTCTTGGCATCATCGGGTCACAAACGAAGATCTTACGCAACCAGATAGAACGCGGGGCCATTGTGATGCGCATGTCACCAAGCTGGGTGCGTTTTGGTACCTTTGAATACTTTTACTACTTTAAAGAGTACGACAAGCTCAGATCCCTTGCCGACTATGTCATCGCCGAATCCTACCCTCACTTGCAGGATGATGAAGACCGTTATTACAAATTCTTTTGTGAGGTCGTTGAGCGTATGGCAAAGCTTATCGCTCAGTGGCAGGGGATAGGTTTTAATCATGGCGTCATGAATACAGACAACATGTCCATTGCAGGTCTCACCATCGACTATGGGCCTTATGCGATGCTGGATGATTTTGACTATGGTTTTGTCTGCAACAAGACCGACAAGGCGGGCCGCTACAGCTACGGTGACCAACCCAATGTCTCCTACTGGAACCTCACTATGCTCTCAAAGGCCCTCACCCCTTTGATCGATAAGAACAGAATGCAGAAAAAGCTCGATGATTTTGGCAACTTCCTCTACCCTGATGCCTATATCGATGTGATGCGTGAAAAACTAGGGTTAGTAATGAAGCTGGATGAAGATGTGGAACTCATCACAGAACTGGTAGGTACACTGCAGGAGGCCTACGTGGACTATACCCTATTTTTCCGAACACTCAGCCGTTATGACGGTGACAGGATGCCCATCTTTGAACTCGCCATGAATCCAGTCCCCCTTGACAGCTGGCTTACTCTCTATGATAAACGTTTGGCTAAAGAGACAAGAACACAGAACGAGCGTCAACAAGTAATGCTAAAGACCAACCCGAAATATGTCCTGAAAAACTATATGCTCCAAGAAGCGATAGACCTTGCGCTAAAAGGGGATTTTTCTATGGTAGAAACACTGCTCCATATCGCAGCCCATCCATTCGATGAACTGCCTGAGTTCGAACGTTTTGCAGAGGAAACACCGGAGGAGCATAAAAACCTTTGCCTCTCCTGCTCGTCTTAG
- a CDS encoding murein L,D-transpeptidase family protein, whose amino-acid sequence MKKYLFFYIITSLLLLANTSSSSKFKGLKADLVTVVKSKRKMYLSCKGKILKKYDIALGGNPVGHKRVRGDQKTPEGKYKLDYFKPNSSFYKALHISYPNRRDHQNARRLGKSPGGSIMIHGQPNNREIKKSFFQRYNDWTAGCIALENDEMDEVLRLVNVGTPIHIKP is encoded by the coding sequence GTGAAGAAATATCTATTTTTTTATATCATCACCTCACTTTTACTTTTAGCAAATACTTCATCTTCATCGAAATTCAAGGGTCTCAAAGCAGATCTGGTTACAGTGGTAAAATCAAAAAGAAAGATGTACCTTTCATGTAAAGGCAAGATCTTAAAAAAATATGACATCGCTTTAGGTGGCAACCCTGTAGGGCATAAGAGAGTAAGAGGTGACCAAAAGACGCCTGAGGGAAAATATAAACTTGATTATTTCAAACCCAACAGTTCTTTTTATAAAGCTTTGCATATCTCGTACCCCAATAGAAGAGATCATCAAAATGCAAGGAGATTGGGTAAAAGTCCCGGAGGATCGATCATGATCCACGGACAACCCAATAACAGAGAAATCAAAAAGTCATTTTTCCAACGCTATAATGACTGGACTGCAGGGTGTATCGCATTAGAAAATGATGAGATGGATGAAGTCTTACGTCTTGTGAATGTGGGAACCCCGATCCACATTAAACCTTGA
- a CDS encoding histidine triad nucleotide-binding protein, translating to MCIFCKIVNKEIPNNTVHESEHFLAFHDLYPKAPIHILIIPKTHVDCFQDVTPETMAGLTEFAQEVATKVGIDESGYRLITNNGPDGGQEVFHLHFHLLGGGKLTWDHSHEDPHKSL from the coding sequence ATGTGCATATTCTGCAAAATCGTAAACAAAGAAATCCCCAACAACACTGTCCATGAGAGTGAACATTTTTTAGCATTTCATGACCTCTACCCTAAAGCACCTATCCATATTCTCATCATCCCTAAAACACATGTCGACTGTTTTCAGGATGTGACACCCGAGACGATGGCAGGACTCACAGAATTTGCACAAGAAGTAGCTACCAAAGTAGGTATAGATGAGTCCGGTTACAGACTCATCACCAATAACGGTCCAGACGGAGGACAAGAGGTATTTCACTTACATTTCCACCTCTTGGGCGGAGGAAAACTTACCTGGGATCACAGCCACGAAGACCCGCATAAGAGTTTATAA
- a CDS encoding CYTH domain-containing protein: MGVEIERKFLIDETKLPALRNGYIIKQGYIQTVDHTTVRIRIRDKEAFLTIKGKSQGATRLEFEYPIPLSDAQEMLTNLCHASLVEKTRYLVEYEGHTWEVDIFEGSNQGLTLAEIELESEAEDFSLPEWVSEEVTEDVRYFNANLVEEPYTSW; encoded by the coding sequence ATGGGTGTAGAAATAGAACGAAAATTCCTCATAGACGAAACCAAACTGCCCGCACTGAGAAACGGCTACATCATCAAACAGGGTTACATCCAGACCGTAGATCATACCACCGTGCGTATACGAATCCGTGACAAAGAAGCCTTTCTTACCATCAAGGGTAAAAGCCAGGGTGCCACACGGTTAGAGTTCGAGTACCCCATCCCGCTGAGTGATGCCCAGGAGATGCTCACAAACCTCTGCCATGCCTCACTTGTAGAAAAAACACGCTACCTTGTAGAGTATGAGGGCCATACATGGGAGGTCGATATCTTTGAAGGGTCCAATCAAGGGCTCACCCTTGCCGAAATAGAACTGGAGAGTGAAGCGGAGGATTTTTCTCTACCCGAGTGGGTCAGTGAAGAGGTGACGGAGGATGTGCGGTATTTTAATGCCAATTTGGTGGAGGAGCCCTATACATCCTGGTAA
- a CDS encoding ABC-F family ATP-binding cassette domain-containing protein — protein MIQLTNLSKSFGGQTLFKDINLKLSPGQRIGLVGRNGSGKSTLFKIILGEEGYDSGDVSIPKNYMIGTLRQHLEFTEKTVREECALVLPEDEQWNFYKIEKLLFGLGFTAEDLEKDPMSFSGGYQIRINLVKLLATEPNMLLLDEPTNYLDLPSLRWLKGFIREFEGEVILITHDRDFMDAVTTHTMGIQRKGLRLVQGDTHKYYATLEMEDETYEKTKANQDKKRKELEEFVARNKARASTAALAQSKQKELDKMDEMEDLQNDATLSFDFKYKETPAKIVLRAEDLGFGYNPDEPLFQGVTFALEKGKRLAIIGKNGKGKSTLLNYIAGELPLQQGKLDFHPATTFAHFGQTNIERLNVTSTIIDEIASVNKDIGIPESRSIAGRMMFSGDLADKKIEVLSGGERSRVMLGKIIATPANLLFLDEPTNHLDMQSIDALADAIDAFEGSLIMVTHSEMLLRRLADALIIFHKGGAEYFEGTYDEFLEKIGWEEEEGAAPKKKKPKINHKERKKLRKAVTQERNELRKPYTKEIKFCEEKIEALEEELEVKNAALEKASNSGDNDAIMELSREVGLVQQEVDALFERLEIATEKDEEIVAEYELKLEEIDA, from the coding sequence ATGATACAACTTACAAACCTCTCTAAAAGCTTTGGGGGACAAACCCTTTTTAAAGATATCAACCTCAAGCTTTCACCGGGACAGAGAATCGGACTTGTCGGACGTAACGGGTCTGGTAAATCGACGCTTTTCAAGATTATTCTGGGTGAAGAGGGTTATGATTCGGGGGATGTGAGTATCCCGAAGAACTATATGATAGGCACACTTCGCCAGCATTTGGAGTTTACGGAAAAGACAGTACGTGAAGAGTGTGCACTGGTACTTCCTGAAGATGAACAGTGGAACTTTTACAAGATAGAAAAGCTGCTCTTTGGACTGGGGTTTACCGCAGAAGATCTGGAGAAAGACCCTATGAGTTTTTCCGGAGGGTACCAGATACGTATCAATCTTGTAAAACTTTTGGCAACAGAACCCAATATGCTGTTGCTCGATGAGCCTACCAACTACCTTGACCTGCCTTCTTTGCGATGGTTGAAAGGATTTATCAGGGAGTTTGAGGGTGAAGTGATACTCATCACGCACGACCGTGACTTCATGGACGCTGTGACGACCCATACGATGGGCATACAGCGTAAAGGACTTCGTCTGGTACAGGGTGACACGCATAAATACTACGCGACACTTGAGATGGAAGATGAAACCTATGAGAAAACGAAGGCAAATCAAGATAAAAAGCGTAAAGAGCTTGAAGAGTTCGTCGCACGTAACAAAGCCAGAGCCTCTACCGCCGCACTCGCACAGTCAAAGCAAAAAGAACTCGACAAAATGGATGAGATGGAAGATCTGCAGAATGATGCGACGTTATCCTTTGATTTCAAATATAAAGAGACACCTGCAAAAATTGTTTTACGTGCGGAAGATCTGGGTTTTGGATACAACCCGGATGAACCGCTGTTTCAAGGTGTAACTTTTGCTCTGGAGAAGGGAAAACGTCTGGCGATTATCGGTAAGAACGGTAAGGGTAAGTCAACACTGCTGAACTACATTGCAGGAGAACTGCCGCTCCAGCAGGGAAAGCTTGATTTTCATCCTGCTACCACGTTTGCGCACTTTGGACAGACAAACATCGAAAGACTCAATGTCACATCAACGATCATTGATGAGATCGCTTCGGTCAATAAAGACATAGGGATACCCGAATCACGCAGTATCGCGGGGCGTATGATGTTCTCGGGTGACCTTGCCGATAAAAAGATAGAGGTACTCTCGGGAGGAGAACGCAGCCGTGTCATGCTCGGAAAGATCATCGCAACACCCGCTAACCTTCTTTTCCTGGATGAACCTACCAACCACCTGGATATGCAGTCTATCGATGCGCTGGCAGATGCCATAGATGCGTTTGAAGGTTCTCTCATCATGGTCACGCACTCAGAGATGCTTTTACGAAGATTGGCTGATGCGCTGATCATCTTTCATAAAGGTGGGGCAGAGTATTTTGAAGGTACCTATGATGAGTTTTTGGAAAAGATAGGCTGGGAAGAGGAAGAAGGGGCAGCCCCTAAAAAGAAAAAACCCAAGATCAACCATAAAGAGCGTAAGAAATTGCGTAAAGCTGTGACTCAGGAGCGTAATGAACTGCGTAAGCCTTATACCAAAGAGATCAAGTTTTGTGAAGAGAAGATCGAAGCGCTTGAAGAGGAGCTTGAGGTTAAAAATGCAGCACTTGAAAAAGCATCAAACTCAGGAGATAACGATGCCATCATGGAACTTTCACGGGAAGTGGGTCTGGTACAGCAGGAGGTGGATGCACTCTTTGAGCGTTTGGAGATCGCTACGGAAAAAGATGAGGAGATCGTGGCGGAGTATGAGCTCAAGCTTGAAGAGATTGATGCTTAG
- a CDS encoding ATP citrate lyase citrate-binding domain-containing protein, with translation MAQKAIREYDAKSILAKHWDKYFPDFTYAYQTVMVQNGSELAEAAKENTWLNEKALVAKPDMLFGKRGKNDLVLFKDAKPGDVSLAKAISWIDEKSSKEQSVYFSFDGDTPTGEPSVDMLTHFVVEPFTPHAQEEEYYISATCVGDDDMLYMSAEGGMEVEEGWEEKVTEVAFKITDTEEEIAERIRANVPADVADKDKAAFAEFAIGFFKAYRELNFAYLEINPFVMQGNKIELLDMVAKLDDTAGFMMVDQWGDVEYPTAFGMEEKSPEVLAVEEADAKTGASLKLTLLKPEARIWTMVAGGGASVVYADTIADLAGIDDLANYGEYSGGPTTGETKFYAETLLDLMTREKDAQGRDKILIIGGAIANFTDVAKTFTGIIQAFEEYADKMKEIGIKIYVRRGGPNYEKGLKDIKEAADRLGLWIDVYGPETHVTDIVRMAVEA, from the coding sequence ATGGCTCAAAAGGCGATTAGAGAGTATGACGCAAAGTCAATTCTAGCAAAACATTGGGATAAGTATTTCCCAGATTTTACTTATGCATACCAAACTGTAATGGTTCAAAACGGATCTGAACTAGCAGAAGCTGCAAAAGAGAACACATGGTTAAATGAAAAAGCGTTGGTTGCAAAACCAGATATGCTTTTCGGTAAAAGAGGAAAAAATGATCTGGTACTTTTCAAAGATGCTAAGCCAGGTGATGTTTCATTAGCAAAAGCGATCAGCTGGATCGATGAAAAATCAAGTAAAGAGCAATCAGTATACTTTTCATTTGACGGTGACACACCAACAGGTGAACCATCAGTTGATATGTTGACTCACTTCGTAGTTGAGCCGTTTACTCCACATGCACAAGAAGAAGAGTATTATATCTCTGCTACATGTGTAGGTGATGATGATATGCTTTATATGTCTGCTGAAGGTGGAATGGAAGTTGAAGAGGGTTGGGAAGAGAAAGTAACTGAAGTTGCTTTCAAGATCACTGATACTGAAGAAGAGATCGCTGAAAGAATCAGAGCAAACGTACCTGCGGATGTTGCAGACAAAGACAAAGCGGCATTTGCTGAATTTGCTATCGGTTTCTTTAAAGCATACAGAGAGTTGAACTTCGCATACCTTGAGATCAACCCGTTCGTAATGCAAGGTAACAAGATCGAGCTTCTTGATATGGTTGCAAAACTAGATGACACTGCCGGATTCATGATGGTAGACCAGTGGGGTGATGTTGAGTACCCGACTGCATTCGGTATGGAAGAGAAATCTCCGGAAGTATTGGCTGTTGAAGAAGCAGATGCTAAAACAGGTGCATCACTTAAATTGACACTTTTAAAACCAGAAGCTAGAATCTGGACAATGGTTGCCGGTGGTGGTGCTTCAGTTGTTTATGCTGATACGATCGCTGACCTTGCAGGTATTGATGACCTTGCAAACTACGGTGAGTACTCAGGTGGACCGACAACAGGTGAGACGAAGTTCTATGCAGAAACACTTCTTGATCTTATGACAAGAGAAAAAGATGCACAGGGTAGAGATAAGATCCTTATCATCGGTGGTGCGATCGCTAACTTTACAGATGTTGCTAAAACATTTACAGGTATCATCCAGGCATTTGAAGAGTATGCAGACAAGATGAAAGAAATCGGTATCAAGATCTATGTGAGACGTGGTGGACCAAACTACGAAAAAGGTCTTAAAGATATTAAAGAAGCAGCAGATAGACTTGGTCTATGGATCGATGTATACGGACCGGAGACACACGTAACTGATATCGTTAGAATGGCAGTAGAGGCATAA
- a CDS encoding DUF1450 domain-containing protein, translating into MKIQICKKFSKVDKLQKRLIKAFPDDTVTVKSCIDMCKRCKKQPVAKVDGKKLKAKRIPSLIEKIDEL; encoded by the coding sequence ATGAAGATACAAATATGTAAAAAATTCTCGAAAGTCGATAAGCTTCAGAAGAGACTCATCAAGGCATTTCCTGATGATACGGTCACAGTGAAGTCCTGTATCGATATGTGCAAACGGTGCAAGAAACAGCCTGTAGCAAAAGTAGATGGGAAAAAGCTCAAAGCCAAGCGTATCCCATCGCTCATCGAGAAGATCGACGAGCTTTAA
- the argH gene encoding argininosuccinate lyase, with translation MSKKIASARISEKSSQLLQDLNNSLPFDKVLYKEDIEGSRAHAYMLCEQGIISKEDYEKIEGGLYEILGEIESGDFKLDGDDEDIHMAIEGRLTEKVGDAGKRLHTARSRNDQVALDFRLYVQNNTKAIADLLLENITTLVKVAEENAETMLPGMTHLQHAQPINFGYHMMAYASMFKRDYERFMSSYERNNYSPIGCAALAGTPHPINRQTTSDKLGFNAPTLNCLDTVSDRDFALEILFNISTMMMHMSRLSEELILWSASEFKWVTLSDRHATGSSIMPQKKNPDIPELLRGKTGRVNGNLVALLTVMKGLPLAYNKDMQEDKEGVFDSVRTAILSLQVLEEMIAEMTVNKEAMEAACMIGHLSATDLADYLVKEQGLPFRDAYHITGNAVNLAEEKGLDISELSLEDLQSVDARIGEGVIALLDNRASMNARQSEGGTATVRTLEQVESMKSWLEGQK, from the coding sequence ATGTCTAAAAAAATTGCATCTGCAAGAATCTCTGAAAAGAGTTCACAACTCCTACAAGATCTCAACAACTCACTACCATTTGACAAAGTGCTGTATAAAGAAGATATAGAGGGTTCACGTGCCCACGCCTATATGCTGTGTGAGCAGGGTATCATCTCTAAAGAGGATTATGAGAAGATAGAAGGCGGACTCTATGAGATACTGGGTGAGATAGAGTCTGGTGACTTTAAACTGGACGGTGATGATGAAGATATCCATATGGCGATAGAGGGAAGACTGACTGAAAAAGTAGGGGATGCAGGCAAACGTCTACACACAGCGCGCAGCCGTAATGACCAAGTGGCACTTGATTTCAGACTCTATGTACAGAACAACACAAAAGCCATTGCTGATCTACTTTTAGAGAACATCACTACGCTTGTAAAAGTTGCAGAAGAGAATGCTGAGACGATGCTTCCTGGTATGACGCACCTGCAGCATGCTCAGCCTATAAACTTCGGTTACCATATGATGGCCTATGCAAGTATGTTTAAACGTGATTATGAGCGTTTTATGAGCTCATATGAGCGTAATAACTACTCCCCTATAGGTTGTGCTGCATTGGCCGGTACACCACACCCGATCAACAGACAGACCACGTCAGATAAACTGGGTTTCAATGCACCGACTCTGAACTGTCTTGATACGGTAAGTGACAGAGACTTTGCACTGGAGATACTCTTTAACATAAGCACGATGATGATGCATATGAGCCGCTTGAGTGAAGAGCTCATCTTGTGGTCTGCGAGTGAGTTTAAATGGGTGACACTCAGTGATAGACATGCGACAGGTTCTTCCATCATGCCACAAAAGAAAAACCCTGATATCCCTGAACTTCTCAGAGGAAAAACAGGACGTGTAAACGGTAACCTCGTAGCACTTCTTACTGTGATGAAAGGGTTGCCACTGGCCTACAACAAAGATATGCAAGAGGACAAAGAGGGTGTATTTGACTCTGTAAGAACAGCGATACTCTCACTACAGGTTCTCGAAGAGATGATAGCAGAGATGACCGTCAACAAAGAGGCTATGGAAGCTGCATGTATGATAGGCCACCTCTCGGCAACAGATCTTGCAGACTACCTCGTAAAAGAGCAAGGACTCCCGTTCCGTGATGCCTACCACATCACAGGTAACGCGGTGAACCTGGCAGAAGAAAAAGGACTGGACATCTCAGAACTAAGCTTGGAAGATCTGCAAAGTGTAGACGCACGCATAGGTGAAGGTGTAATAGCACTACTTGATAACCGTGCCTCCATGAATGCTCGTCAGTCAGAGGGTGGTACAGCAACTGTGAGGACTTTGGAGCAGGTAGAGAGTATGAAAAGTTGGTTAGAAGGACAAAAATAA